A portion of the Caenorhabditis elegans chromosome III genome contains these proteins:
- the F35G12.5 gene encoding SPK domain-containing protein (Confirmed by transcript evidence), protein MHRQQESTARVTEQKRLDAEITLRVQCQAIVMYFVKTGRMEMSLEEFKTMFKTVMKKEFEDELHRITEPGKSKMAIERYIQGINLLDKKCILDNDENHNVLFKFAPIDQDFAHSSTNLSTPSPLEEESARENNHEAQELDITERIARMNLIGGSEFQMQYSSFLTAVSTKPSTDASLKKEARRLAEIWWAKNLRFFPQTMYVLQKLDQKNPDGFNYTDFEEEVQKVIPRSWIQNHHSFTLLSLLNEESLYVKFNLIMPSDSENMNRVKVNQVIKFLGFHEIGDCEFSMIYQYVSSKSASESTYSIHKFMCEDFPGWETQYNNEKKSMDRIFEIIIQEQKLFWTEYDYHTYKRHAYKIAVPMVFSLNIVDKAVGVRSDAR, encoded by the exons ATGCATCGTCAACAAGAATCAACTGCACGAGTGACAGAGCAGAAACGATTGGATGCCGAGATTACC CTGCGCGTCCAATGTCAGGCGATTGTCATGTACTTCGTAAAAACTGGGAGAATGGAGATGAGCCTGGAGGAATTCAAGACGATGTTTAAAACGGTGATGAAAAAGGAATTCGAG GATGAGTTGCATCGAATTACTGAACCAGGAAAATCCAAAATGGCAATCGAAAGGTACATCCAAGGAATCAATcttttggataaaaaatgcATTCTTGATAATG atgaaaatcaCAATGTCCTGTTCAAGTTTGCGCCGATTGATCAGGACTTTGCGCATTCTTCGACAAACCTGAGCACGCCATCACCATTGGAGGAAGAATCGGCACGCGAAAACAATCACGAGGCTCAG GAATTGGATATAACTGAAAGAATTGCTCGCATGAATCTCATAGGAGGGAGCGAGTTCCAAATGCAATATTCTTCTTTCCTTACAGCAGTGTCAACGAAACCTTCAACAGATGCtagtttgaaaaa GGAAGCAAGACGACTCGCTGAAATTTGgtgggcaaaaaatttgagattttttccgcaaaccATGTACGTGCTGCAGAAACTTGATCAGAAAAATCCAGATGGGTttaattacactgattttgaGGAAGAGGTTCAG AAAGTGATCCCAAGGTCCTGGATACAGAACCATCATTCATTTACACTCTTGTCGCTGTTGAATGAAGAGAGCCTTTACGTGAAGTTCAACTTGATAATGCCCTCGGATTCTGAGAATATGAACAGA gTGAAGGTCAACCAAGTAATTAAATTTCTCGGTTTCCATGAAATTGGAGACTGTGAGTTTTCTATGATCTATCAATATGTTAGTTCAAAGTCCGCTTCAGAATCTACATACAGCATCCACAAA ttcatgTGTGAAGACTTTCCGGGATGGGAGACACAATACAATAACGAAAAGAAAAGCATGGATAGGATCTTTGAGATAATTATTCAGGAGCAAAAA ttattttggACGGAATATGATTATCATACATACAAACGCCATGCATACAAGATTGCTGTCCCGATGGTCTTCTCGCTTAACATTGTAGACAAAGCTGTTGGAGTTCGAAGTGATGCTCGCTAG
- the F35G12.5 gene encoding GUN4 domain-containing protein (Confirmed by transcript evidence) — protein sequence MHRQQESTARVTEQKRLDAEITDELHRITEPGKSKMAIERYIQGINLLDKKCILDNDENHNVLFKFAPIDQDFAHSSTNLSTPSPLEEESARENNHEAQELDITERIARMNLIGGSEFQMQYSSFLTAVSTKPSTDASLKKEARRLAEIWWAKNLRFFPQTMYVLQKLDQKNPDGFNYTDFEEEVQKVIPRSWIQNHHSFTLLSLLNEESLYVKFNLIMPSDSENMNRVKVNQVIKFLGFHEIGDCEFSMIYQYVSSKSASESTYSIHKFMCEDFPGWETQYNNEKKSMDRIFEIIIQEQKLFWTEYDYHTYKRHAYKIAVPMVFSLNIVDKAVGVRSDAR from the exons ATGCATCGTCAACAAGAATCAACTGCACGAGTGACAGAGCAGAAACGATTGGATGCCGAGATTACC GATGAGTTGCATCGAATTACTGAACCAGGAAAATCCAAAATGGCAATCGAAAGGTACATCCAAGGAATCAATcttttggataaaaaatgcATTCTTGATAATG atgaaaatcaCAATGTCCTGTTCAAGTTTGCGCCGATTGATCAGGACTTTGCGCATTCTTCGACAAACCTGAGCACGCCATCACCATTGGAGGAAGAATCGGCACGCGAAAACAATCACGAGGCTCAG GAATTGGATATAACTGAAAGAATTGCTCGCATGAATCTCATAGGAGGGAGCGAGTTCCAAATGCAATATTCTTCTTTCCTTACAGCAGTGTCAACGAAACCTTCAACAGATGCtagtttgaaaaa GGAAGCAAGACGACTCGCTGAAATTTGgtgggcaaaaaatttgagattttttccgcaaaccATGTACGTGCTGCAGAAACTTGATCAGAAAAATCCAGATGGGTttaattacactgattttgaGGAAGAGGTTCAG AAAGTGATCCCAAGGTCCTGGATACAGAACCATCATTCATTTACACTCTTGTCGCTGTTGAATGAAGAGAGCCTTTACGTGAAGTTCAACTTGATAATGCCCTCGGATTCTGAGAATATGAACAGA gTGAAGGTCAACCAAGTAATTAAATTTCTCGGTTTCCATGAAATTGGAGACTGTGAGTTTTCTATGATCTATCAATATGTTAGTTCAAAGTCCGCTTCAGAATCTACATACAGCATCCACAAA ttcatgTGTGAAGACTTTCCGGGATGGGAGACACAATACAATAACGAAAAGAAAAGCATGGATAGGATCTTTGAGATAATTATTCAGGAGCAAAAA ttattttggACGGAATATGATTATCATACATACAAACGCCATGCATACAAGATTGCTGTCCCGATGGTCTTCTCGCTTAACATTGTAGACAAAGCTGTTGGAGTTCGAAGTGATGCTCGCTAG
- the F35G12.5 gene encoding Ras-associating domain-containing protein (Confirmed by transcript evidence) — MAIERYIQGINLLDKKCILDNDENHNVLFKFAPIDQDFAHSSTNLSTPSPLEEESARENNHEAQELDITERIARMNLIGGSEFQMQYSSFLTAVSTKPSTDASLKKEARRLAEIWWAKNLRFFPQTMYVLQKLDQKNPDGFNYTDFEEEVQKVIPRSWIQNHHSFTLLSLLNEESLYVKFNLIMPSDSENMNRVKVNQVIKFLGFHEIGDCEFSMIYQYVSSKSASESTYSIHKFMCEDFPGWETQYNNEKKSMDRIFEIIIQEQKLFWTEYDYHTYKRHAYKIAVPMVFSLNIVDKAVGVRSDAR, encoded by the exons ATGGCAATCGAAAGGTACATCCAAGGAATCAATcttttggataaaaaatgcATTCTTGATAATG atgaaaatcaCAATGTCCTGTTCAAGTTTGCGCCGATTGATCAGGACTTTGCGCATTCTTCGACAAACCTGAGCACGCCATCACCATTGGAGGAAGAATCGGCACGCGAAAACAATCACGAGGCTCAG GAATTGGATATAACTGAAAGAATTGCTCGCATGAATCTCATAGGAGGGAGCGAGTTCCAAATGCAATATTCTTCTTTCCTTACAGCAGTGTCAACGAAACCTTCAACAGATGCtagtttgaaaaa GGAAGCAAGACGACTCGCTGAAATTTGgtgggcaaaaaatttgagattttttccgcaaaccATGTACGTGCTGCAGAAACTTGATCAGAAAAATCCAGATGGGTttaattacactgattttgaGGAAGAGGTTCAG AAAGTGATCCCAAGGTCCTGGATACAGAACCATCATTCATTTACACTCTTGTCGCTGTTGAATGAAGAGAGCCTTTACGTGAAGTTCAACTTGATAATGCCCTCGGATTCTGAGAATATGAACAGA gTGAAGGTCAACCAAGTAATTAAATTTCTCGGTTTCCATGAAATTGGAGACTGTGAGTTTTCTATGATCTATCAATATGTTAGTTCAAAGTCCGCTTCAGAATCTACATACAGCATCCACAAA ttcatgTGTGAAGACTTTCCGGGATGGGAGACACAATACAATAACGAAAAGAAAAGCATGGATAGGATCTTTGAGATAATTATTCAGGAGCAAAAA ttattttggACGGAATATGATTATCATACATACAAACGCCATGCATACAAGATTGCTGTCCCGATGGTCTTCTCGCTTAACATTGTAGACAAAGCTGTTGGAGTTCGAAGTGATGCTCGCTAG
- the F35G12.7 gene encoding Divalent-cation tolerance protein CutA (Confirmed by transcript evidence), producing MTTPAVKMVVAYVTAPSKEVAMTVARTTVTEALAACANVIPEVTSVYKWQGKIEEDQEHVVILKTVESKVEELSARVRSLHPAETPCFFTLAIDKITPDFGGWIVDSTNSSTAKH from the exons atgacaaCACCCGCTGTAAAAATGGTTGTCGCGTATGTGACAGCTCCGAGTAAGGAAGTTGCAATGACTGTGGCAag AACAACTGTCACTGAAGCATTAGCCGCTTGCGCCAATGTTATTCCGGAAGTCACATCTGT ATACAAATGgcaaggaaaaattgaagaagatcAAGAGCATGTCGTGATCTTGAAAACTGTAGAAAGCAAAGTCGAAGAGCTATCAGCT cGTGTTCGATCTCTTCATCCGGCTGAAACTCCGTGCTTCTTCACACTGGCCATTGACAAAATAACTCCCGATTTTGGAGGATGGATTGTGGATTCTACGAATTCTTCAACTGCGAAACATTGA
- the smc-4 gene encoding Structural maintenance of chromosomes protein 4 (Confirmed by transcript evidence), translating to MPPKTSAAPPQSDESDSDFDDAPVKKPQKKTTKPVNRHKEGSKDPEEELQRAVNEKFDGSDGEDDDSDLFSLQLPSRPDFLTKPNRADRLMIRNVEVDNFKSYFGKASIGPFHKSFTSIIGPNGSGKSNLIDSLLFVFGFRASKIRSAKVSNLIHKSAGRNPDKCTVTIHFQRIVDIPGHYEVVKDSEFTISRTAFQNNSSSYAIDGRPATKNEVEARLRRVDIDIEHNRFLILQGEVEQIAMMKPVKTTKSETGMVEYLEDIIGTNRLEPFVKLFQRRVNRLTCDLSQQRIARDHARNSKVAMENPVRAAIEFLMKENEATTIHMKLEQRRRQRYLDKIAPKQAELDKMKEEMKSIAETLDTNKNEYKQSEEAQKVMIEERSKLDKNFDSLSKELSDLGTEETRRKEALKRHQANISKAEAEKEKEVKKRSNLEAAPEKAERKIAKCQEEVEQLLEIEKTANEEADKNLDEFEKRSEAPKEEQKKIQETWAQKSNEFNKVRGEARIAREDFEDLKKLANSGTDKLIELKKRLESSEESYAKEKDELDKLKPEFDSWNDKLKQLSTELPTLRNTARQKNQDLAKTRDRLETLRQQNSSCSSSNKVIQALMKEKEAGRIKSFHGRLGDLGVIDPKYEGAICTNFGARLNYLIVGKEEDAKNVINFLVANKLPRQTVQPLDKIKCDKRDLAPNPTNPLPAPRLIDLIDCDPVLKPAFYDMVRSAIVGDSTQEAQRMHRMPACRGVTVCTLEGSMIHPSGSFTGGGKTVKGLILTDKNKMAKQVTPEDKAAERDLAEKLGKLRDEADELKGQEHEMDGQLIEARRKVAEMSNRLSIVTSSVQSAAPAIETLKKTIANQEKEAAKVKVDAKTLEDKQKIVEELEKKRDELGEEAAKVKARQAEIQSKLDGIFKELVQCHRDEAKESLQKRQKLEKDIAKETANISNSGRNIAKCDENISRHDKDIEKMKKKCEELMEKAIDDEEVKSKKETVERFEKQIKKLQTKGEEMTKKQSELSAAETKLEGELKKCSEGIKELKESMLADRLKVEDIEKKLAALKVNRIPRFQFLIESSRPEDLEMQIDDKMPVVDENQSPEEVERQKKHMACVMSDAAYALEFEMRQKVLENTESYENVDGEDRVPVELLSDEKINEISSRDAEEMQMKLKVCEQQVEALKAKVDISSIKAYVDKVKQYNEQVIKLTIATEVHRKHNQELQRIKQMRLEEFHSAFEFIGKHLVAVFKMLTDGGDAKLEYIDKDDPFRQGISFMVRPAKKAWKQIQFLSGGEKTLSSLALIFALHMFRPTPFYVMDEIDAALDYRNVSIIAQYVRQKTENAQFIIISLRNNMFELANRLVGIYKVDGCTRNVAIDPLRVCEMAKQITDSLGQATCTLPDEVTQRFNETMSRQNKEMIAQEKQYPNFPSSNEISKAEKIVNVEGRVRKELIQTTRDVTSRPQSKATTSGDGTERPASRSASRPESRINQMKYPAPRLVERSSSQNVRSPRKARNIEADETTPPSKRSNSASTPKRSPMKPLTPSSKKKEKAIVDDDDDME from the exons ATGCCTCCGAAGACTTCGGCGGCGCCGCCACAATCAGACGAATCTGATTCTGATTTTGATGACGCTCCTGTTAAAAAGCCGCAGAAAAAGACAACGAAGCCTGTGAACCGACACAAGGAAGGATCAAAGGACCCGGAAGAAGAACTACAG agagcggtaaatgaaaaatttgatggaagCGACGGAGAGGACGACGACAGTGATCTTTTCTCATTG CAACTGCCATCGCGACCCGATTTCCTTACAAAACCGAATCGGGCGGATCGTTTGATGATTCGCAATGTTGAAGTGGACAATTTCAAGAGTTACTTCGGCAAGGCTTCCATTGGACCATTTCACAAAAGTTTCACATCAATTATCGGTCCAAATGGATCTGGAAAGTCTAATTTAATCGATTCGCTCTTATTCGTTTTCGGTTTCCGTGCTTCCAAAATTCGTTCTGCAAAAGTGTCAAATTTGATTCACAAAAGTGCTGGAAGAAATCCAGACAAATGCACAGTCACTATTCATTTTCAGCGGATCGTCGATATT ccTGGGCATTACGAAGTCGTCAAGGATTCTGAGTTCACAATCTCTAGAActgcttttcaaaataactcaagCTCATATGCTATCGATGGTCGACCGGCAACGAAGAATGAAGTTGAAGCACGCCTACGACGCGTTGACATTGATATTGAGCATAATCGTTTTCTAATTCTTCAG ggagAAGTCGAACAAATTGCAATGATGAAACCAGTGAAAACCACCAAAAGTGAAACTGGAATGGTTGAATATTTGGAGGATATTATCGGAACAAACCGACTCGAGCCCTTTGTTAAATTATTCCAGCGACGCGTCAATCGTCTTACTTGTGATCTTTCTCAACAAAGAATCGCTCGTGATCACGCCAGAAACAGCAAAGTAGCTATGGAGAATCCAGTTAGAGCTGCAATTGAGTTTCTGATGAAAGAAAACGAGGCTACAACGATTCATATGAAATTGGAGCAAAGAAGACG GCAACGATACCTAGataaaattgctccaaaacaAGCCGAACTTGACAAGATGAAAGAAGAAATGAAATCGATTGCTGAAACGCTGGATACCAACAAAAACGAATACAAACAATCTGAGGAAGCTCAGAAAGTTATGATTGAAGAGCGTTCGAAACTCGACAAAAACTTTGATAGTCTATCTAAGGAATTGAGCGACTTGGGCACTGAAGAGACTCGCAGGAAGGAGGCTTTGAAAAGGCATCAAGCTAATATTTCAAAGGCGGAAGCTGAGAAGGAAAAAGAGGTTAAAAAGCGATCAAATCTGGAAGCAGCACCCGAAAAGGCGGAgagaaaaatcgcaaaatgtCAGGAAGAAGTGGAACAGTTGCTTGAAATAGAGAAAACAGCTAACGAGGAAGCCGACAAGAATCttgatgaatttgaaaaacgctCTGAAGCGccaaaagaagaacaaaagaAGATTCAAGAGACTTGGGCGCAGAAGAGCAACGAATTTAACAAAGTTCGAGGTGAAGCAAGGATTGCACGGGAAGATTTCGAGGATTTAAAGAAGCTCGCGAATTCTGGAACGGATAAGCTTATCGAACTGAAGAAACGATTAGAATCTTCAGAAGAAAGTTATGCGAAAGAGAAGGATGAGTTAGATAAGCTGAAGCCGGAATTTGATTCTTGGAATGATAAGTTAAAACAACTGAGTACAGAATTGCCAACTCTTCGAAATACGGCAAGACAGAAGAATCAAGAT TTGGCAAAAACGCGTGATCGTCTCGAAACTCTTCGCCAGCAAAACTCGTCTTGCTCAAGTTCGAATAAAGTTATTCAAGCCTTAATGAAGGAAAAAGAAGCTGGAagaattaaaagttttcacgGTCGTCTTGGTGATCTCGGTGTCATTGATCCGAAATATGAGGGAGCGATTTGCACAAATTTCGGGGCCCGTCTCAACTATCTTATTGTAGGGAAAGAAGAAGATGCAAAAAAtgtcatcaattttttagttgcT aataaattacCTCGACAAACTGTTCAGCCATTGGACAAAATTAAGTGTGATAAGAGAGATTTAGCTCCCAATCCGACGAACCCATTACCTGCTCCTCGTCTTATTGATCTGATTGATTGTGATCCTGTTCTTAAACCAGCATTCTATGATATGGTGCGTAGTGCAATTGTGGGCGATTCTACCCAGGAAGCTCAGCGAATGCATAGAATGCCCGCTTGTCGTGGTGTTACCGTGTGCACACTAGAAGGTTCTATGATTCACCCATCTGGATCATTCACAGGAGGTGGAAAAACAGTGAAAGGTCTCATTCTCACGGATAAAAATAAGATGGCTAAACAAGTGACACCTGAAGATAAAGCCGCTGAACGAgatttagctgaaaaacttggaaaattgagagatgAAGCTGATGAACTTAAAGGACAAGAGCATGAA ATGGACGGACAGCTAATCGAAGCACGTCGCAAAGTCGCTGAAATGAGTAATCGTTTGTCTATTGTGACTTCTTCAGTTCAATCTGCAGCTCCAGCAATTGAAACCCTCAAGAAAACGATCGcaaatcaagaaaaagaagCAGCGAAAGTTAAGGTGGATGCGAAGACATTAGAAGATAAACAGAAGATTGTTGAGGAGctcgaaaaaa AACGAGATGAGTTGGGCGAAGAAGCTGCGAAAGTAAAAGCTCGTCAAGCTGAAATTCAGAGTAAGCTTGACGGAATCTTCAAGGAACTTGTACAATGTCATCGAGACGAAGCCAAAGAGTCTCTTCAGAAACGTCAAAAACTTGAGAAGGATATCGCCAAAGAAACTGCAAATATTTCCAATTCGGGCAGAAACATTGCAAAGTGCGATGAGAACATTTCCAGACACGATAAAGACATtgagaagatgaagaaaaagtgCGAAGAATTGATGGAGAAAGCAATCGATGATGAGGAAGTGAAATCGAAGAAAGAAACGGTTGAGCGCTTTGAAAAGCAAATCAAGAAGTTACAGACAAAAGGAGAGGAAATGACGAAGAAACAATCGGAATTGTCAGCTGCAGAGACGAAATTGGAGggagaattgaaaaagtgCAGTGAGGGAATAAAGGAGTTGAAGGAAAGTATGTTGGCAGATCGATTAAAGGTTGAGGATATTGAAAAGAAG CTCGCTGCTTTGAAAGTTAATCGAATCCCACGATTCCAATTTCTCATCGAATCAAGTCGGCCAGAAGATCTCGAAATGCAAATCGATGATAAAATGCCGGTGGTTGATGAAAATCAGAGTCCAGAAGAAGTTGAACGACAAAAGAAGCATATGGCCTGCGTGATGAGTGACGCCGCGTACGCTCTCGAGTTCGAAATGCGACAGAAAGTGTTGGAAAACACTGAATCGTATGAGAATGTCGACGGAGAGGACCGGGTACCGGTCGAGCTTCTGTCCGACGAGAAAATCAACGAGATTTCGAGCCGAGACGCTGAAGAAATGCAAATGAAGCTGAAAGTGTGTGAACAACAAGTGGAAGCATTGAAAGCTAAAGTTGATATCTCATCGATTAAAGCTTATGTTGATAAGGTCAAGCAATACAATGAACAAGTGATCAAGTTGACAATAGCCACAGAAGTACATCGAAAACATAATCAAGAACTTCAACGAATCAAGCAGATGCGACTTGAAGAATTCCAT tctGCATTCGAATTCATTGGAAAACATTTGGTTGCCGTTTTCAAAATGCTAACTGACGGAGGAGATGCCAAATTGGAATACATTGATAAAGACGATCCATTCCGACAAGGAATCAGTTTTATGGTTCGCCCAGCGAAGAAAGCTTGGAAGCAAATTCAATTCCTTTCGGGTGGAGAGAAGACATTGTCCTCATTGGCTCTCATTTTTGCGCTCCACATGTTCAG ACCTACTCCATTCTACGTTATGGACGAAATCGATGCTGCTCTCGACTATCGTAACGTTTCGATTATTGCCCAATACGTCCGACAAAAGACTGAAAACGCGcagtttattattatttctttgAGAAATAATATGTTTGAACTCGCCAATCGTCTCGTTGGTATCTATAAAGTTGATGGGTGTACTCGTAATGTAGCCATTGATCCATTGAGAGTTTGTGAGATGGCGAAGCAAATTACGGACAGTTTGGGGCAGGCCACGTGTACTCTTCCTGATGAAGTAACTCAACGATTCAATGAGACAATGAGTCGGCAGAATAAGGAAATGATTGCACAAGAAAAACAATATCCGAACTTCCCATCATCAAATGAGATTTCAAAGGCCGAAAAGATTGTTAACGTTGAAGGACGTGTCAGGAAAGAATTGATTCAAACTACCCGAGATGTCACTTCAAGACCACAATCCAAAGCAACGACAAGTGGCGATGGAACTGAAAGACCGGCTAGTCGGTCAGCAAGTCGACCCGAATCTCGTATAAATC aaatgaaatATCCTGCTCCACGCCTTGTCGAAAGATCGTCGTCACAGAATGTTCGTAGCCCGAGAAAGGCACGAAACATAGAGGCCGATGAG actactccaccttcaaagCGTTCAAATTCCGCAAGTACACCAAAACGATCTCCAATGAAACCGTTGACACCGTCGAGtaaaaagaaggagaaggcAATCGTTGATGACGATGATGATATGGAataa
- the erh-2 gene encoding Enhancer of rudimentary homolog 2 (Confirmed by transcript evidence): protein MSTSSHTVLLIQTSPRLDSRTWGDYESVTDALDALCKMFEDFLSKKSAAPVTYDVSQVYEFLDKLSDVSMMIFNRETGQYIGRTRAWIKQQVYEMMRGRCQHPEGGEKVIVGY from the exons ATGTCTACTTCTTCACATACCGTACTTCTGATTCAAACATCACCACGTCTTGATTCACGGACTTGGGGAGATTATGAGAGTGTAACTGACGCTCTTGATG ctctTTGCAAGATGTTTGAAGATTTCCTTTCCAAGAAATCAGCTGCTCCAGTCACATACGACGTGTCGCAAGTCTACGAGTTTCTCGATAAGCTCTCCGATGTTTCTATGATGATCTTCAATCGC gaaaCCGGGCAATACATTGGTCGTACACGTGCATGGATCAAACAACAAGTCTACGAGATGATGCGTGGTCGTTGTCAGCATCCGGAAGGTGGAGAGAAAGTCATTGTTGGGTATTGA
- the apc-11 gene encoding Anaphase-promoting complex subunit 11 (Confirmed by transcript evidence), with protein MEQQIQMDEQENDESQGNDDQQNMSMSSSELHTMQDDHPGILLKTNTRMSITVKKLHVCGEWKWLQGGEDTCGICRMEFESACNMCKFPGDDCPLVLGICRHAFHRHCIDKWIAAPTNQPRAQCPLCRQDWTIVE; from the exons ATGGAGCAACAAATTCAAATGGACGAACAGGAAAATGATGAATCACAGGGAAACGATGATCAACAAAATATGTCGATGAGCAGTTCTGAACTTCATACT ATGCAGGATGATCATCCAGGGATTCTATTAAAAACCAACACTCGGATGAGCATTACCGTCAAAAAGTTACAT gtttgtGGAGAGTGGAAGTGGTTACAAGGAGGTGAAGATACCTGTGGAATTTGTCGAATGGAATTTGAATCGGCGTGCAACATGTGCAAGTTTCCAGGAGATGATTGCCCATTGGTTCTGGGAATTTGTCGCCATGCTTTTCATCGTCATTGCATCGATAAGTGGATTGCAGCACCAACTAACCAACCAAGAGCTCAATGCCCGCTTTGCAGACAAGACTGGACAATTGTAGAGTAA
- the asb-1 gene encoding ATP synthase F(0) complex subunit B1, mitochondrial (Confirmed by transcript evidence), protein MSLSRLSSPQTFSRVFIVARGAATGHAVAPSSDNSIGYFEKIAYRFKGIPLPTETEAPKSMFDACNKEWSAPELLPSVPKDFKEHPDRDLTNYPYPSRPMYPPKTRLLMMPDSWFTAFQKVTGTSGPYLFFGGLFAFLVNKELWVFEEQGHMTVGWILFYLLVSRTAGYKIDAGLYKDYQERVGFFKGLIQEDLKEAVDFRKTSAAQTASFAALKEGMPTSLKDSMQLQLEAAYRKNVQTISNEIKRRIEYLKETEETKARFERDQLLKLINDSVEKQVSQKDFQEKFLQNAIQQLKGIAV, encoded by the exons ATGTCGTTGAGTCGCTTGTCATCTCCTCAGACATTCTCTCGCGTTTTTATCGTTGCGCGTGGAGCTGCAACAGGAC atgcTGTCGCCCCATCATCAGATAACAGCATCGGGTATTTTGAGAAGATTGCTTATAGATTCAAAG GAATCCCACTGCCGACGGAGACTGAAGCTCCAAAGTCCATGTTCGATGCCTGCAATAAAGAATGGTCCGCTCCTGAACTCCTTCCATCCGTTCCAAAAGATTTCAAAGAGCACCCAGATCGGGATTTGACCAATTATCCATACCCGTCTCGTCCAATGTACCCACCAAAGACTCGTCTCTTGATGATGCCCGATTCGTGGTTTACCGCATTCCAAAAGGTTACTGGTACCTCTGGTCCATATCTTTTCTTCGGAGGACTCTTTGCTTTCCTCGTTAACAAGGAGTTGTGGGTGTTTGAGGAGCAAGGACATATGACTGTTGGATGGATTCTTTTCTATCTTTTGGTTTCCAGAACCGCCGGCT atAAAATCGATGCTGGTCTTTACAAGGACTATCAGGAACGCGTTGGTTTCTTCAAAGGACTTATTCAAGAAGATTTGAAGGAAGCTGTTGATTTCCGCAAAACCTCTGCCGCTCAAACCGCTTCATTTGCTGCTCTCAAGGAAGGCATGCCAACTTCTCTCAAGGATTCCATGCAGCTACAGCTGGAGGCCGCTTATAG aaagaatgTTCAAACCATTTCCAATGAGATCAAGCGTCGCATCGAGTATTTGAAAGAGACCGAGGAGACAAAGGCCAGATTTGAGCGCGACCAATTGCTGAAGTTGATCAATGACAGTGTCGAGAAGCAAGTCTCCCAGAAAGACTTCCAGGAAAAATTCCTTCAAAACGCCATTCAACAACTCAAGGGTATTGCTGTCTGA